The proteins below are encoded in one region of Phyllopteryx taeniolatus isolate TA_2022b chromosome 11, UOR_Ptae_1.2, whole genome shotgun sequence:
- the prom2 gene encoding prominin-2 isoform X2 yields MWQGMAAVLRAAVGLWLLGTCTAELECRPYNPTDMPQFVFYDLSDHTTGFMAATVNGFLGMIQPNPFPKDLIKTAILSEALTDDAFIKEVLSYEVGFVLCAVIGILYVLLMPLVGSVLACCRCCGNCGGEIYQKQTPTIQLHRRTLYWSTVVTTLILLAGNICMFRSNTAFKESLDHSRTQLDKTFDNINTFVTTLSPQVDHVVNQGLLIVDTVKTSIQGSGEILSNEIFGDDMNAPQMLTAALKKLTSLQKKLNVKMGDVATKLTNLKTSMGSTLDNELCNCQEVKKSLDEIQLDDQQFKDVSANRLEKSLTQVDIAAKFKDIKSDMKSVTSNLDTTQLDTIKQTISSKVKSISLNEDLLLGPVNKLRKDIRRFDPQVERAESIRGRVCIALCCLVLLVVLCNLLGLVLGPLGLKQTEDPTTRSCLANCGGIILMIGASVSFLFSWLLMLAVTLLFLVGGNVHTLVCRPWSSGELLEFAPTVLPSLDLAKILNMKSNITLSDVYRDCGDNKPLWSVLHLYEKYNIDSFLHIPKMVEQVQTLEATAVMFDEKANSLTDAAVPHQGAAVAAQLRGAAATLRQIQTDIENIILPTIDEIDSAKKEVTDAVEELQNVEKRLHSIDINSAIKKLVDCQLRNINQFANWAKVMLTEKFGRCGRVAEVVDSAESILCSYLVPSLNAFWFSLGWCMTFIIPSIIFSMKLAKHYRRMKYSDDDK; encoded by the exons ATCTGATCAAGACAGCAATACTGTCTGAGGCGTTAACAGACGACGCTTTTATTAAAGAA GTGTTGTCCTACGAGGTGGGCTTCGTGTTGTGCGCAGTCATAGGCATCCTCTACGTCCTTCTGATGCCCTTAGTGGGCTCTGTGTTGGCCTGCTGCCGCTGCTGTGGCAACTGTGGGGGAGAAATATACCAGAAGCAGACGCCCACCATTCAGTTGCACAGGAGAACCTTGTACTGGAGCACCGTCGTCACTACGCTCATCCTCTT AGCTGGGAACATTTGCATGTTCAGAAGTAACACAGCATTCAAAGAGAGCCTGGACCACAGCCGAACTCAACTTGACAAAACCTTTGACAACATCAACACCTTTGTCACGACACTGTCTCCG CAAGTCGATCATGTAGTGAACCAGGGCCTTTTGATTGTGGATACTGTAAAAACAAGCATACAAG GAAGTGGTGAAATATTGAGTAACGAGATCTTTGGAGACGACATGAATGCGCCTCAAATGCTGACAGCTG CTCTGAAAAAGCTAACGTCGCTTCAGAAAAAGCTGAATGTTAAAATGGGAGATGTGGCGACCAAGTTGACGAATCTTAAGACCAGTATGGGTAGTACCCTGGATAATGAACTTTGCAATTGCCAAGAAGTGAAGAAAAGTCTAGATGAAATTCAACTGGACGACCAACAa TTTAAAGATGTATCAGCGAATAGATTGGAAAAATCCTTGACTCAGGTTGATATAGCCGCTAAG TTCAAAGacatcaagagtgacatgaagAGTGTGACCAGCAATTTGGACA CCACACAACTGGATACAATCAAACAGACGATATCCAGTAAGGTAAAAAGCATCTCTTTAAACGAGGACCTATTATTGGGCCCTGTGAATAAGCTGCGCAAAGACATCCGACGGTTTGACCCGCAGGTGGAACGAGCGGAGAGTATCAG GGGGCGTGTGTGCATCGCCTTGTGCTGTCTGGTCCTGCTGGTGGTCCTCTGTAACCTCCTGGGTCTCGTCTTGGGCCCCCTAGGTCTCAAACAAACTGAAGATCCCACAACACGCTCCTGCCTGGCCAATTGTGGTGGAATAATTCTCATGAT CGGAGCGAGTGTGAGCTTTCTGTTCTCGTGGCTGCTCATGTTGGCTGTGACGCTGCTCTTCTTGGTAGGCGGCAATGTTCACACACTGGTGTGTCGGCCCTGGAGCAGCGGAGAACTGCTTGAG TTTGCTCCAACTGTATTGCCATCCTTGGATTTGGCTAAAATCTTAAATATGAAAAGCAACATCACGCTCTCCGATGTATACAG AGACTGTGGGGACAACAAGCCTCTGTGGTCCGTACTCCACTTATATGAGAAATATAATATTGACAGCTTCCTCCACATTCCCAAA ATGGTCGAACAAGTACAGACGCTGGAGGCAACAGCTGTCATGTTCGATGAAAAGGCCAATTCG CTAACAGATGCAGCGGTACCTCATCAAGGTGCAGCAGTTGCAGCTCAGCTTCGAGGCGCAGCCGCAACCCTGAGGCAAATTCAGACGGATATAGAGAACATCATCCTACCAACAATT GATGAGATTGACTCAGCTAAGAAAGAAGTAACG GATGCTGTGGAAGAGCTGCAGAATGTAGAAAAAAGACTCCACAGCATCGACATCAACAGT GCGATTAAGAAGTTGGTGGACTGCCAGCTGAGAAACATCAATCAATTTGCTAACTGGGCCAAAGTTATG CTTACCGAGAAGTTTGGCCGCTGTGGTCGTGTGGCTGAGGTTGTGGACTCTGCTGAGAGCATCCTGTGTTCGTACCTTGTCCCTTCTCTG AATGCCTTCTGGTTCAGTCTTGGCTGGTGCATGACTTTCATTATCCCCAGCATCATATTCTCCATGAAACTAGCAAAGCACTACAGGAGAATGAAGTATTCTGATGA TGACAAGTAA
- the prom2 gene encoding prominin-2 isoform X1: MWQGMAAVLRAAVGLWLLGTCTAELECRPYNPTDMPQFVFYDLSDHTTGFMAATVNGFLGMIQPNPFPKDLIKTAILSEALTDDAFIKEVLSYEVGFVLCAVIGILYVLLMPLVGSVLACCRCCGNCGGEIYQKQTPTIQLHRRTLYWSTVVTTLILLAGNICMFRSNTAFKESLDHSRTQLDKTFDNINTFVTTLSPQVDHVVNQGLLIVDTVKTSIQGSGEILSNEIFGDDMNAPQMLTAALKKLTSLQKKLNVKMGDVATKLTNLKTSMGSTLDNELCNCQEVKKSLDEIQLDDQQFKDVSANRLEKSLTQVDIAAKFKDIKSDMKSVTSNLDTTQLDTIKQTISSKVKSISLNEDLLLGPVNKLRKDIRRFDPQVERAESIRGRVCIALCCLVLLVVLCNLLGLVLGPLGLKQTEDPTTRSCLANCGGIILMIGASVSFLFSWLLMLAVTLLFLVGGNVHTLVCRPWSSGELLEFAPTVLPSLDLAKILNMKSNITLSDVYRDCGDNKPLWSVLHLYEKYNIDSFLHIPKDIAFENINADIPKTSIFNTDINNSFNTLQWSQTTHSKQMVEQVQTLEATAVMFDEKANSLTDAAVPHQGAAVAAQLRGAAATLRQIQTDIENIILPTIDEIDSAKKEVTDAVEELQNVEKRLHSIDINSAIKKLVDCQLRNINQFANWAKVMLTEKFGRCGRVAEVVDSAESILCSYLVPSLNAFWFSLGWCMTFIIPSIIFSMKLAKHYRRMKYSDDDK, from the exons ATCTGATCAAGACAGCAATACTGTCTGAGGCGTTAACAGACGACGCTTTTATTAAAGAA GTGTTGTCCTACGAGGTGGGCTTCGTGTTGTGCGCAGTCATAGGCATCCTCTACGTCCTTCTGATGCCCTTAGTGGGCTCTGTGTTGGCCTGCTGCCGCTGCTGTGGCAACTGTGGGGGAGAAATATACCAGAAGCAGACGCCCACCATTCAGTTGCACAGGAGAACCTTGTACTGGAGCACCGTCGTCACTACGCTCATCCTCTT AGCTGGGAACATTTGCATGTTCAGAAGTAACACAGCATTCAAAGAGAGCCTGGACCACAGCCGAACTCAACTTGACAAAACCTTTGACAACATCAACACCTTTGTCACGACACTGTCTCCG CAAGTCGATCATGTAGTGAACCAGGGCCTTTTGATTGTGGATACTGTAAAAACAAGCATACAAG GAAGTGGTGAAATATTGAGTAACGAGATCTTTGGAGACGACATGAATGCGCCTCAAATGCTGACAGCTG CTCTGAAAAAGCTAACGTCGCTTCAGAAAAAGCTGAATGTTAAAATGGGAGATGTGGCGACCAAGTTGACGAATCTTAAGACCAGTATGGGTAGTACCCTGGATAATGAACTTTGCAATTGCCAAGAAGTGAAGAAAAGTCTAGATGAAATTCAACTGGACGACCAACAa TTTAAAGATGTATCAGCGAATAGATTGGAAAAATCCTTGACTCAGGTTGATATAGCCGCTAAG TTCAAAGacatcaagagtgacatgaagAGTGTGACCAGCAATTTGGACA CCACACAACTGGATACAATCAAACAGACGATATCCAGTAAGGTAAAAAGCATCTCTTTAAACGAGGACCTATTATTGGGCCCTGTGAATAAGCTGCGCAAAGACATCCGACGGTTTGACCCGCAGGTGGAACGAGCGGAGAGTATCAG GGGGCGTGTGTGCATCGCCTTGTGCTGTCTGGTCCTGCTGGTGGTCCTCTGTAACCTCCTGGGTCTCGTCTTGGGCCCCCTAGGTCTCAAACAAACTGAAGATCCCACAACACGCTCCTGCCTGGCCAATTGTGGTGGAATAATTCTCATGAT CGGAGCGAGTGTGAGCTTTCTGTTCTCGTGGCTGCTCATGTTGGCTGTGACGCTGCTCTTCTTGGTAGGCGGCAATGTTCACACACTGGTGTGTCGGCCCTGGAGCAGCGGAGAACTGCTTGAG TTTGCTCCAACTGTATTGCCATCCTTGGATTTGGCTAAAATCTTAAATATGAAAAGCAACATCACGCTCTCCGATGTATACAG AGACTGTGGGGACAACAAGCCTCTGTGGTCCGTACTCCACTTATATGAGAAATATAATATTGACAGCTTCCTCCACATTCCCAAA GACATCGCCTTTGAAAATATCAACGCAGATATTCCCAAAACCAGCATCTTCAACACCGACATCAATAATAGTTTTAATACTTTACAATGGAGCCAGACCACTCATTCCAAACAG ATGGTCGAACAAGTACAGACGCTGGAGGCAACAGCTGTCATGTTCGATGAAAAGGCCAATTCG CTAACAGATGCAGCGGTACCTCATCAAGGTGCAGCAGTTGCAGCTCAGCTTCGAGGCGCAGCCGCAACCCTGAGGCAAATTCAGACGGATATAGAGAACATCATCCTACCAACAATT GATGAGATTGACTCAGCTAAGAAAGAAGTAACG GATGCTGTGGAAGAGCTGCAGAATGTAGAAAAAAGACTCCACAGCATCGACATCAACAGT GCGATTAAGAAGTTGGTGGACTGCCAGCTGAGAAACATCAATCAATTTGCTAACTGGGCCAAAGTTATG CTTACCGAGAAGTTTGGCCGCTGTGGTCGTGTGGCTGAGGTTGTGGACTCTGCTGAGAGCATCCTGTGTTCGTACCTTGTCCCTTCTCTG AATGCCTTCTGGTTCAGTCTTGGCTGGTGCATGACTTTCATTATCCCCAGCATCATATTCTCCATGAAACTAGCAAAGCACTACAGGAGAATGAAGTATTCTGATGA TGACAAGTAA
- the LOC133486283 gene encoding LOW QUALITY PROTEIN: BLOC-2 complex member HPS6 (The sequence of the model RefSeq protein was modified relative to this genomic sequence to represent the inferred CDS: inserted 2 bases in 1 codon) — protein MSRFVLEQLSDFGDYTGRNELYESLINEPHNRVPNVRLSPNGRHVHVILHKPKVGLVTLDKYERPQLVHTQRKMDLCSTGGVPVVDILYLDNTNNNGAGNKVFVAVVYENGRAEFWRFQDCKGGWSLLQTADLCNSPRARVVSVCACSNLIIWCEERPPSESSPVLSSARNKLRHCVCRRDFELEEGAVILGGVKIALHNNPRFTVVASGQYVHLLSDVKVKLLSKFFLSWCPCQDYFRVSATCKASPLKKQSAKESDFRKLITDCLGFLSAKDPPEILNVCPSACGGLLLLLNTGWVYLLQSDGMLRHIHKIADKSLLKYAAHTSLCTYQDTLVLVIGQNLHLIDLKCGREMETIMLDREGVLFTIKSDRSPHLFLETGLFKVVRQEMDTIDVKMKLPSFTAVESIHPGALLVEAVFEEACKYYQQRSLSSTRLTVDALKKGGRFQAPISLASILSDYLSSGPKQRAAEMSQNEERGCSVGEDKLKVSLLPELKALVAVEELKGTLVRGSVKEVEVLCQRLVEKEVARLLSSSELHQDDLLYLNSIFCIFPYQAWAATQAALQLHYNGEGSLSSQAPPDVWKTVLSPAPSFLASLPLTNGGSKHGYSPKADHNANCTRKSTSSPLSVIMPIFELLCHSVLRFQPAWLPRFLELGQQQQGSAKLGLSLAASSWSVSAGRGGDGGENNVPLYKRVLSVLSSMRKERDQQRELEVEVLMVSGRPNTILLALRILIGQQQWEKVTQVAQKFCKQSPLLNREIFTMLLCEVTQHRELDPYLDLLWALCPEDLTITTILNLVLKNLPXTPSPSPISMAIMPDPGPALFADPQSGQVTIGLLKPLLRKVLQRETKPSQRYADILQSPSFPPPAPPRLPTEPAHSAQDTSMLLPADPL, from the exons ATGTCGCGCTTTGTGCTAGAGCAACTGTCCGATTTTGGCGACTATACCGGCAGGAATGAGCTGTATGAGAGTTTAATTAACGAGCCTCACAACAGAGTGCCGAACGTTCGTCTGAGCCCAAATGGACGTCACGTTCATGTCATCCTCCACAAGCCGAAGGTCGGTCTTGTGACTCTGGACAAGTATGAAAGACCTCAGCTGGTCCACACTCAGAGGAAGATGGATTTGTGTTCAACAGGAGGCGTTCCCGTTGTGGATATTTTATATTTGgacaatacaaataataatggcGCCGGCAACAAGGTCTTTGTGGCTGTGGTTTACGAGAACGGGCGGGCTGAGTTTTGGAGGTTCCAGGATTGCAAAGGAGGCTGGAGTCTCCTGCAGACGGCCGACTTGTGCAACAGTCCCCGGGCTAGAGTGGTGTCTGTGTGCGCCTGCTCTAATCTCATCATCTGGTGTGAGGAGCGACCCCCCTCGGAGAGCTCCCCCGTTCTAAGCTCTGCCAGAAATAAACTGAGACATTGTGTTTGCAGGAGGGACTTTGAGTTGGAGGAGGGGGCTGTCATTTTAGGAGGGGTGAAAATCGCCCTCCACAACAACCCTCGATTCACCGTGGTCGCCTCGGGGCAATACGTGCATCTCCTTTCTGACGTCAAAGTGAAACTGCTGAGCAAATTCTTCCTTTCTTGGTGCCCTTGTCAGGACTACTTTCGGGTCAGTGCCACATGTAAAGCCAGCCCCTTGAAAAAGCAGTCGGCGAAGGAGTCTGACTTCAGGAAGCTGATCACAGACTGTTTAGGGTTTCTGTCAGCGAAAGACCCACCTGAGATCCTAAACGTCTGTCCTTCGGCTTGTGGGGGTTTGCTGCTGCTTCTCAACACGGGTTGGGTGTATCTACTGCAAAGCGATGGAATGCTGCGCCATATACACAAGATAGCGGACAAGAGCCTGCTTAAATATGCTGCACATACCAGCCTCTGTACATACCAGGACACCTTGGTGCTTGTCATAGGCCAAAATCTGCATCTTATAGACTTGAAGTGTGGCAGAGAAATGGAAACAATAATGCTAGACCGAGAGGGCGTTTTATTTACCATAAAGAGTGACAGATCGCCTCACTTGTTCTTAGAAACTGGACTTTTTAAAGTGGTGCGGCAGGAAATGGACACAATAGACGTAAAAATGAAGTTGCCTTCTTTCACTGCGGTGGAGAGCATTCACCCTGGAGCCCTCCTGGTGGAAGCTGTGTTTGAGGAGGCCTGTAAATATTACCAGCAGAGGAGTCTGAGTAGCACCCGGCTCACTGTGGATGCCTTAAAGAAAGGGGGCAGGTTCCAGGCTCCCATCTCTTTAGCATCCATCCTCAGTGACTACCTCAGCTCGGGGCCCAAGCAGAGAGCAGCAGAGATGTCCCAAAATGAAGAAAGAGGATGTAGTGTGGGGGAAGACAAGCTAAAAGTCTCACTGTTGCCTGAGCTGAAGGCCTTGGTCGCTGTGGAGGAGCTAAAGGGGACTCTGGTGAGGGGCAGTGTGAAAGAAGTGGAGGTACTTTGCCAGCGTCTAGTCGAGAAAGAAGTAGCTCGGCTGCTGTCGTCCTCCGAGCTGCATCaggacgacctgctctacctcAACTCCATCTTCTGCATCTTCCCCTACCAAGCGTGGGCGGCGACGCAAGCTGCTCTCCAGCTACACTACAATGGGGAAGGCTCTCTGTCCAGCCAGGCGCCTCCGGATGTGTGGAAAACCGTCCTCAGTCCCGCGCCAAGCTTCCTTGCCTCCCTCCCACTTACAAACGGCGGGTCAAAACATGGGTACAGCCCCAAAGCGGATCACAACGCCAACTGTACACGTAAGTCGACGAGCTCCCCTTTGTCCGTCATCATGCCCATCTTTGAACTACTCTGCCATTCGGTTTTACGCTTCCAGCCTGCTTGGCTGCCCCGCTTCCTCGAGCTTGGCCAGCAACAGCAGGGTTCAGCCAAACTGGGGCTGAGCCTGGCCGCCTCCTCCTGGAGCGTCTCCGCCGGTAGAGGAGGAGACGGCGGCGAGAACAATGTGCCCCTCTATAAGCGCGTCCTGAGCGTCCTGTCATCTATGAGAAAAGAGAGAGACCAGCAGCGGGAACTGGAGGTGGAGGTGTTGATGGTCAGCGGGCGGCCCAACACCATCCTGCTGGCGCTGAGGATCCTAATTGGACAGCAGCAGTGGGAGAAGGTCACCCAGGTGGCCCAGAAGTTCTGTAAGCAGAGTCCCCTGCTGAACAGGGAGATCTTCACCATGTTGCTGTGTGAGGTGACCCAGCACAGAGAACTGGACCCCTACCTGGACCTGCTGTGGGCCCTGTGCCCCGAGGACCTCACCATCACGACCATTCTGAACTTGGTGCTGAAAAACCTCCC CACCCCATCCCCATCACCCATTTCCATGGCCATCATGCCAGACCCCGGTCCTGCTCTCTTTGCTGACCCGCAGAGTGGTCAAGTGACCATCGGCCTCCTCAAACCTCTGCTGCGAAAAGTTCTCCAGAGGGAGACCAAGCCCAGCCAACGCTACGCCGACATCCTCCAGTCCCCCTCCTTCCCCCCTCCTGCGCCCCCCCGCCTGCCCACAGAACCAGCGCACTCAGCCCAGGACACTAGCATGCTTCTACCTGCTGACCCACTGTGA